A single region of the Sphingobium sp. TKS genome encodes:
- a CDS encoding MATE family efflux transporter, which produces MAIGEHRARDLTQGPIASTLLLFAVPTLASNILQSLNGSINAVWVGRFLGAQALAATANANITMFLMFSVVFGFGMASTVMIAQAAGRGDLDAARRAFGSAVGFCTLLGLIVATAGWIGAPALLRLLATPVEAFDLALIYLRVIFIAMPASLLSVMMMMGLRGTGDARTPLIFMFVSVGVDLVLNPVLILGLGPIPAMGIGGSAAATATAGVISLIGLILYTYAKDLPLRLRGRELAYLRPAPEQMRVLFGKGLPMGLQMIVMSASGLVMIGLVNREGFLVTAAYGAAQQIWTYLQMPAMAMGAAVSAMAAQNIGAGRWDRISRITGYGMGYLLLITGTMVAVILLFHAPLLSLFLGRNEAAIAAAWHMQLLASWSFVLFGCTMILFGVMRANGVVVRPLLILIFTLFAVRLGFYHLGYPHIGADALWLSFPAGSAAAFLLAGLVYWQGGWRKAKLLVPVNEEECRESINAESEPAGRIVPAG; this is translated from the coding sequence ATGGCTATAGGGGAACATCGGGCCAGGGATCTGACGCAAGGGCCGATCGCATCGACCCTGCTGCTGTTCGCCGTCCCGACGCTGGCGTCCAACATCCTTCAATCGCTGAACGGCTCGATCAACGCCGTCTGGGTCGGCCGTTTCCTGGGGGCGCAGGCGCTGGCGGCCACCGCCAATGCGAACATCACCATGTTCCTGATGTTCTCCGTCGTTTTCGGCTTCGGCATGGCGTCGACCGTGATGATCGCGCAGGCGGCGGGGCGGGGCGATCTCGACGCGGCGCGCCGCGCTTTCGGTTCGGCCGTCGGCTTCTGTACCCTGTTGGGTCTCATCGTCGCGACCGCCGGCTGGATCGGCGCACCCGCTTTGCTGCGGCTGCTGGCGACGCCGGTGGAGGCGTTCGACCTGGCGCTCATCTATTTGCGGGTGATCTTCATCGCCATGCCGGCTTCCCTGCTCAGCGTCATGATGATGATGGGCCTGCGCGGGACGGGCGATGCGCGCACGCCGCTGATCTTCATGTTCGTGAGCGTGGGCGTCGATCTGGTGCTCAACCCGGTGCTGATCCTGGGCCTGGGGCCGATACCGGCGATGGGCATCGGCGGGTCGGCCGCGGCGACGGCGACGGCGGGTGTCATCAGCCTGATCGGCCTCATCCTCTATACCTATGCCAAGGATCTGCCGCTGCGTCTGCGCGGGCGGGAACTGGCCTATCTGCGCCCGGCGCCGGAGCAGATGCGGGTCTTGTTCGGCAAGGGGTTGCCCATGGGACTGCAGATGATCGTCATGTCCGCTTCCGGGCTGGTGATGATCGGCCTCGTCAATCGGGAGGGTTTCCTCGTCACCGCTGCCTATGGCGCGGCCCAGCAGATCTGGACCTACCTCCAGATGCCGGCGATGGCGATGGGCGCGGCGGTCAGCGCCATGGCGGCGCAGAATATCGGCGCCGGGCGATGGGACCGGATCAGCCGGATCACCGGCTATGGCATGGGCTATCTGTTGCTGATCACCGGCACGATGGTGGCCGTGATCCTGCTGTTCCACGCGCCGCTGCTGTCGCTGTTCCTGGGGCGGAACGAAGCCGCCATCGCCGCTGCATGGCATATGCAGCTTTTGGCGAGCTGGAGCTTCGTGCTGTTCGGCTGCACGATGATCCTGTTCGGCGTGATGCGGGCCAATGGCGTGGTGGTAAGACCGCTGCTGATCCTGATCTTCACCCTCTTCGCGGTGCGGCTAGGCTTCTATCATCTGGGTTATCCGCATATCGGGGCGGACGCGCTGTGGCTCAGCTTCCCGGCGGGTTCGGCAGCGGCCTTCCTGCTGGCCGGGCTGGTCTATTGGCAGGGGGGCTGGCGCAAGGCGAAGCTGCTCGTCCCCGTGAACGAGGAAGAGTGCCGCGAAAGCATTAATGCGGAGAGCGAGCCTGCCGGCCGGATCGTCCCGGCAGGGTAA
- a CDS encoding ATP-binding protein — MTQMHGADHFAGAQPHVFQASVDAMGMVFQIAGSSSQLIIDATRIAALSHNPDPSLAMAGQVGSQVKMRVGHVWLIASVRRMAMDRQDSNSIVVDIDFLGEGDEEKLTGRIYRFRRGVTRYPTPGTEVYPVSSQDMQQIYSADDRPHVQIGTVYPTADTRAALYVDSMLGKHFALLGSTGTGKSTSAALILHRICDLSPQGHIVMIDPHGEYGAAFQTNGAVYDVNNLALPYWLMNFEEHCEVFVTSEGSERTVDCDILAKCLLAARSKNRLAESIGRLTVDSPVPYLLSDLTNILQNEMGKLDKGTGSLPYMRLKTKIDEIKSDPRYSFMFSGMLVADSMQEFIAKIFRLPSGGKPISIIDVSSMPSDITSVVVSVLSRLVFDYALWARDEPQRPILLVCEEAHRYIPSSTTGSGQAVRRILERIAKEGRKYGVSLGLITQRPSDLAEGVLSQCGTIISMRLNNDRDQAFVKAAMPEGARGFLDSIPALRNREAIICGEGVAVPIRVALDNLEEERRPASGDPSFTELWRQSGGEAEILDRTITRWRSQGR, encoded by the coding sequence ATGACCCAGATGCACGGTGCCGACCATTTCGCAGGCGCGCAGCCGCATGTCTTTCAGGCTTCGGTCGACGCCATGGGCATGGTTTTCCAGATTGCGGGGTCCAGTTCGCAGTTGATCATCGACGCCACGCGGATCGCCGCGCTGTCGCATAATCCCGATCCTTCCCTTGCCATGGCGGGGCAAGTCGGCTCCCAGGTGAAGATGCGCGTCGGCCATGTCTGGCTGATCGCCAGCGTGCGCCGCATGGCGATGGACCGCCAGGACAGCAACAGCATCGTCGTCGACATCGACTTTCTGGGCGAAGGCGATGAGGAAAAGCTGACGGGCCGCATCTACCGCTTCCGCCGCGGCGTGACCCGCTATCCAACGCCGGGGACGGAGGTTTATCCGGTGTCCAGCCAGGACATGCAGCAGATCTATTCCGCCGACGACCGCCCTCATGTGCAGATCGGCACCGTCTATCCCACCGCCGACACCCGCGCCGCGCTCTATGTCGACTCCATGCTGGGCAAGCATTTCGCGCTGCTGGGGTCGACCGGCACCGGCAAGTCGACCAGCGCCGCGCTCATCCTCCACCGCATCTGCGACCTGTCGCCGCAGGGCCATATCGTGATGATCGACCCCCATGGCGAATATGGCGCGGCTTTCCAGACCAATGGCGCGGTCTATGACGTCAACAACCTCGCCCTCCCCTATTGGCTGATGAATTTCGAGGAGCATTGCGAGGTGTTCGTCACCTCCGAGGGTTCCGAGCGGACCGTTGATTGCGACATCCTCGCCAAATGCCTGCTCGCCGCACGGTCGAAGAACCGGCTGGCGGAGAGCATCGGGCGGCTGACGGTCGATTCGCCGGTTCCCTATCTGCTCTCCGACCTCACCAACATCCTTCAGAACGAGATGGGGAAGCTGGACAAGGGCACCGGATCGCTGCCCTATATGCGGTTGAAGACCAAGATCGACGAGATCAAGAGCGATCCGCGCTACAGCTTCATGTTCTCCGGCATGCTGGTCGCGGATTCGATGCAGGAATTCATCGCCAAGATCTTCCGCCTGCCCTCGGGCGGCAAGCCGATCTCCATCATCGACGTGTCTTCCATGCCGTCCGACATCACGTCGGTCGTCGTGTCGGTGCTGTCCCGGCTGGTGTTCGACTATGCCCTGTGGGCGCGTGACGAGCCGCAACGGCCGATCCTGCTGGTCTGCGAGGAAGCGCATCGCTACATCCCCTCCTCCACCACCGGATCGGGTCAGGCCGTGCGCCGCATCCTGGAGCGGATCGCCAAGGAAGGCCGTAAATATGGCGTATCGCTGGGCCTCATCACCCAGCGTCCGTCGGACCTGGCCGAAGGCGTGCTGTCGCAATGCGGCACGATCATCTCGATGCGCCTCAACAACGACCGCGACCAGGCCTTCGTGAAGGCCGCCATGCCCGAAGGCGCGCGCGGCTTCCTCGATTCCATCCCCGCGCTGCGCAACCGCGAGGCGATCATCTGCGGCGAAGGCGTCGCCGTACCGATCCGCGTCGCGCTCGACAATCTGGAAGAAGAACGGCGTCCGGCCTCGGGCGACCCGAGCTTCACGGAGCTGTGGCGTCAGTCAGGCGGCGAGGCGGAGATTCTCGACCGCACCATCACCCGCTGGCGCAGTCAGGGGCGGTAA